The sequence TATTCATAAGGTTTTTAGCGTTGAGTTTATAAAAATGGGATAATGTAAGAAATGCTAATAAAATTAGAAATATGAACGGATTAGGATTGCAACAGCTTTTTAAAGCGATACTTTTTATTATATGTATAGCACTTATAAGCATGAATATTATGTTTGTAACTGCACCCATTGCAAAATACATCGTTCCGGAGAAAGCTCTCAATTCTCCGCTCGGACTGTTTATGAGAGCGCCTTTGTATATTTCGCTCGGTTTTTCCTTATTTGCCCTCTCATTCTGGCATATTGCCTATAAGCTCGGAAAGTTTCAGAACTTTACCACAGGACTAATGTATGTAGGGATTTTTACCGGAGTATTCGTATTTGTGGCAGGATTTACCGCAGAAAAATTAAAACCTATGTTCGGAAATTTTGCCCTGCTCCTGTTTTTAGTTCCTATCCTCGTCTCTGGGTTCTACCTTGTGCGAGACTTCCGGAAACCGAAGCAGAAAAAAGCTGAAGAGCAGAAATTTTCAGATAAAAAGAATGATGAAAGCCTGAATTTCAATACAAAATCCGGAATTATCCAGTTAGCCAATCCGTACAGGGGTATTTATATTCAGGGCGGTGCAGGATCAGGAAAAAGCGGTAGCATTTTTGAACCGATCATTAAACAGGTTGCAGAACAGGGCTACACCGGAATACTGTATGATTTTAAAAGTCCGGAGCTTACGGATAAAGTAAGGGGAAGCTATTACGGAAAGGCAGTAGCGTTCCGAAACGTAGATTTTAAGAATCCGCACCAAAGCGACAGGATTAACCCGATAGCACCGCATTATTTAACAAAAAGCGTGATTGCTATTGAGTATTCTCAGGCACTTGTCAACAATCTCATTCCGGAAAGCATCAAGAAGTCTGATTTTTGGAGCAACAATACAAAAATGATAATTGCAGGGGTAATCTGGTGGCTGAGAGAGGAACATCCGGAATACTGCACGATCCCCCATGCGATCAGTTTACTGCTTCATACCAATATAAAATCGTTACTGGAGAAGATCTCGCAGAACTATGAAGCCGGAGGAATGGTTGCATCACTCAGGCAGTCGGTAGAAAATGAAGCGCAGAACCAAGTAGCCGGAATCCTTTCAACCATTCAGACCGCAGTCGCACAGCTCAATACGAAAGATGTGTTTTGGATATTATCAAAAAATGATGTCGATTTAAACCTGAATAACCCCGAAAAACCGACTTTTTTATGCTTAGGTAACGACAGCACTCTGCCACAGGTTTACGCCCCTATAATATCGCTTATTATCAGCGTAGGAATGCGACAGATGAATAAACCGAGACAGCAAAAAAGTGTTGTTCTGCTCGATGAAGCTCCCACGATCTACATTCCGAATATTGAACAGATACCGGCAACAGCCAGAAGCAATAAAATTGCGACTATTTTCGGGGTTCAGGACTTCAGCCAGTTGGTAGATAATTACGGAGAAGATAAAGCTCAGATCATTATTTCCAATTTAGGAAACCAGTTTTTCGGAAGAGTAACCAACGGCAGAACCGCAGAAATGGTCAAGACTTTATTTTCAAAAGAAGACCGAACCTACATCAATAAAAACACCGGAACAGGAACAAGCGGACAGCTCATTCACACCCAGAGCAACCAAAGCTCCGGCAGGAGTGAGAGCATTCAGGAACGTGACAGGGTAAAAGTCAGCGATCTGATTAACCTGAACACTGGAGAGTTTTACGGCATCATTGCTGAAGGACAGCCTAAAGAGTTTTTAAAAACGCAGTTTTTAGAAGATCATGCAGAGAGCAGAGAGAATGACAAACGCCCTGTAACCGATAAGGAAATGCAGGAAAATTATTTTAGGATCATCGAGGAAGCCAAAGCAATTGTAAGCTAAAATTTGTCGATAATACTGCACGAATCACCATCATAAAAAATCCACTGCTGACCGTTATCATCGGTAAAATGAACTTCTTTATTATCCGGATAATAAAGCCCTACGAATCTTTCGCCTATCTGAATTGTAGAGCCTTGTTGTAATTCCTGTTCAATTTTTAGGACTTCAAAAATAACATGATACTCAGTCATTATACACTTAATAAATTTTCATCGAACCAAATATCTTCATAACCTTTGCTATCTATCAAAAAACGATTTCCTGCCGGAAGTCCTAAATATGGTATAACAAAAGAAGCAATGTCTAATAAATGATATGCGTGTAACGGTTGGAAAAAATTAACTTCATCAGGGTTAAAATCTTCTCCTGACCATATATACCAACCATTTAAAGTTTTTGTTCGAGAGTGTCTTAATCCATTTATTTGAATATTGGGATTAAAATTTTTACCCAATGCAATTAGTGTATCTAATTCAACCAAATCTGAAATTTGAGAATATTTCATGCAAATCTTTAGTTGTTTTTCTAAATAATATTTATTCATCATTCAACAAGATTTAATACTTTCCACTCTCCCTCATTAGATCGCCATACCCATAATTTATTGAATGTGAAATTTCCGTTTTGATAGATAACTTTTTCTTCAATTAATCGCTGATCCTGTTTTTCTTCTAAAAGAGTAAAACACCTTTCTATATTTTCGAAATTTGGAAATTCGTTTGATTGCAAAGTTTCAACCAAAGATGATTTTAACGCTTCTTTTATTTTATTTTTAATCTCTTCGGTAATGATTGCACCTCTTTCCTCCAGTAAATTTTTTGCTTCCATTTCAAAATCTTTACAAGAAATTACCCCTTGTAAATTTTCATCAGAGTAGAAGTTTTCAATTTTAATAATTACACCCTCCGGAGTTGATGAATCAGGCTTGAAAAAATCATTTCCATCGTCAATTTTTACTCCAAAATCAATATCAAAGTTTAGTTTTGCTTCATCATCAAGAGTATTTCTATAGTGCCTTATAGTATAACCGCCAATCAATCTTCCGTCTTCAATAATCATCCAGTCTATGACATTATCAATCATTATCTTTTGTGAAATACCGTTTTCAGCCAAGTTACCTAAGTAATAATTCCCTTCAATTTTTACATTTTCCAACCATACATAAACATCTTCATTATTTTTAAATTTAACAGAATTATATCCTGAAACCTCAGTTATAATAAGGTCGTTAAAATACCATAAAGTATTTTTTGCCTTATATAAATTGTATTGATAAATATTATCTTCTTCGATTTTTGCACTATTATTCATTACAAAATATCTTTTATCCAGTGTGCAGATTTTAAAAATCGTTTTGCTGTATCGTCACCCCATTGCGCCCCATAATCAAATTCATAAATTCTACAGTTTTCATTTTTCAAAACGGCATGTACAATTTCTAAAAACATTTTTTTATCAATAATTGCGGATAGTTCTTGAAATTTATTATTCCAACTGGAGGTAGGATTAGCACCTCTGGCTGTATCGAAAAAACTAATTAACTGAATTTTTATCTCAAAATCATTCCAATTATCTTTAAATAAATCCAAATTCAAAATATCATTAATAATCTTATAGCAACCTTGTTTATTTTCTACTTGAAAGTTTTTCAAATAGCCAATTAATTCGGAATCTGTTTCT comes from Chryseobacterium shigense and encodes:
- a CDS encoding type IV secretory system conjugative DNA transfer family protein — its product is MNGLGLQQLFKAILFIICIALISMNIMFVTAPIAKYIVPEKALNSPLGLFMRAPLYISLGFSLFALSFWHIAYKLGKFQNFTTGLMYVGIFTGVFVFVAGFTAEKLKPMFGNFALLLFLVPILVSGFYLVRDFRKPKQKKAEEQKFSDKKNDESLNFNTKSGIIQLANPYRGIYIQGGAGSGKSGSIFEPIIKQVAEQGYTGILYDFKSPELTDKVRGSYYGKAVAFRNVDFKNPHQSDRINPIAPHYLTKSVIAIEYSQALVNNLIPESIKKSDFWSNNTKMIIAGVIWWLREEHPEYCTIPHAISLLLHTNIKSLLEKISQNYEAGGMVASLRQSVENEAQNQVAGILSTIQTAVAQLNTKDVFWILSKNDVDLNLNNPEKPTFLCLGNDSTLPQVYAPIISLIISVGMRQMNKPRQQKSVVLLDEAPTIYIPNIEQIPATARSNKIATIFGVQDFSQLVDNYGEDKAQIIISNLGNQFFGRVTNGRTAEMVKTLFSKEDRTYINKNTGTGTSGQLIHTQSNQSSGRSESIQERDRVKVSDLINLNTGEFYGIIAEGQPKEFLKTQFLEDHAESRENDKRPVTDKEMQENYFRIIEEAKAIVS
- a CDS encoding DUF2314 domain-containing protein is translated as MNNSAKIEEDNIYQYNLYKAKNTLWYFNDLIITEVSGYNSVKFKNNEDVYVWLENVKIEGNYYLGNLAENGISQKIMIDNVIDWMIIEDGRLIGGYTIRHYRNTLDDEAKLNFDIDFGVKIDDGNDFFKPDSSTPEGVIIKIENFYSDENLQGVISCKDFEMEAKNLLEERGAIITEEIKNKIKEALKSSLVETLQSNEFPNFENIERCFTLLEEKQDQRLIEEKVIYQNGNFTFNKLWVWRSNEGEWKVLNLVE